From a single Vitis vinifera cultivar Pinot Noir 40024 chromosome 18, ASM3070453v1 genomic region:
- the LOC100243785 gene encoding probable pectin methylesterase CGR3, with protein sequence MSRKPVNPSRRFAGSGTLPFIGSLHSKSRASPFLSIGLLIMGAMLLIGYSYSGSGSFGGNKQAAVSRVQGDFSCTAEVHWAIPFLKKAYGDSMHKVLHVGPDSCSIVSKLLKEEETEAWGVEPYDIEEADSNCKSLVHKGIVRVADIKFPLPYRAKSFSLVIVSDALDYLSPKYLNKTLPDLARVSADGLIIFAGFPGQQRAKVSEVSKFGRPAKLRSSSWWVRYFVQTSLEENEAAIKKFEPAITKSSYNPSCQIFHLKSYN encoded by the exons atGTCGAGGAAGCCAGTAAATCCCTCTCGACGCTTTGCAGGCAGCGGAACTCTTCCATTTATAGGCTCGTTGCATTCAAAATCACGCGCTTCCCCATTTTTATCTATAGGGCTTCTCATCATG GGAGCAATGCTTCTTATTGGGTATTCATATAGCGGCTCAG GTTCATTTGGCGGTAATAAGCAGGCTGCTGTGAGCAGGGTTCAAG GTGACTTTTCATGCACAGCAGAAGTTCACTGGGCAATTCCATTTCTGAAGAAAGCTTATGGTGACAGCATGCATAAAGTTTTGCATGTTGGCCCAGACTCTTGTTCAATTGTTTCTAAATTGCTAAAAGAAGAGGAGACTGAAGCCTGGGGTGTGGAACCATATGACATAGAGGAAGCTGATAGTAACTGTAAAAGTCTGGTGCACAAAGGCATTGTACGTGTGGCTGATATTAAGTTTCCTCTTCCGTATAGGGcaaaatcattttctcttgTGATTGTGTCGGATGCATTGGATTACTTGTCCCCAAAGTACCTCAACAAAACCCTTCCAGATTTAGCAAGGGTTTCAGCTGATGGTCTTATTATTTTTGCAG GTTTTCCAGGACAACAGAGAGCTAAAGTTTCAGAAGTATCCAAATTTGGTCGGCCG GCTAAATTGAGGAGTTCGTCTTGGTGGGTACGCTATTTTGTCCAGACTAGCTTAGAAGAGAATGAAGCTGCCATCAAGAAGTTCGAACCAGCTATAACAAAGAGCTCATACAACCCAAGCTGCCAAATTTTCCACCTCAAGTCTTACAATTGA
- the LOC100250639 gene encoding 1-aminocyclopropane-1-carboxylate synthase 3, with the protein MLSRKARLDAHGEDSSYFLGWKEYEKNAYDDVQNPTGIIQMGLAENQLSFDLLESWLASNQDAARLTKNGESVFRELALFQDYHGLPDFKNELVEFMAEIRGNKVNFDPRKLVLMAGATSANETLMFCIAESGDAFLLPTPYYPGFDRDLKWRTGVELVPIHCSSSNGFKVTKCALEEAYQQAHKLSLNVKGVLITNPSNPLGTTMGRDELNDLIDFAVAKKIHIISDEIYSGTVFDHPSFISIMEALMDRKLQDTDLWSRVHIVYSLSKDLGLPGFRVGMIYSNNETVVSAATKMSSFGLISSQTQYLLSKILSDKKFTRNYLKENRKRLKTRREMIVAALRNAGIGCLKSNAGLFCWVDMRHLLSSNTFDAEMELWKRILREAGLNISPGASCHCSEPGWFRICFANMSEDTLNLSMQRIKALAERIQQCRRGRVTHQDSGCNSRRRSFSKWVLNLCSYDREPDR; encoded by the exons ATGTTGTCCAGGAAAGCGAGGCTCGATGCACATGGGGAAGACTCTTCCTACTTCCTAGGGTGGAAAGAGTACGAGAAGAATGCGTATGATGACGTTCAAAATCCAACTGGGATCATTCAGATGGGTCTAGCCGAGAACCAA CTCTCCTTCGACCTTCTTGAGTCATGGCTAGCAAGTAACCAGGATGCAGCTAGGTTGACAAAAAACGGGGAATCCGTGTTTCGAGAACTGGCTCTCTTCCAAGATTATCATGGTTTACCCGATTTCAAGAAT GAGCTGGTGGAGTTCATGGCAGAAATAAGAGGAAACAAAGTAAATTTTGATCCCAGAAAACTTGTTCTGATGGCTGGGGCTACCTCAGCCAATGAGACGTTAATGTTTTGCATTGCCGAATCTGGCGATGCTTTCCTCCTTCCCACTCCATACTACCCTGG GTTTGATAGGGATCTTAAATGGAGAACAGGAGTTGAACTCGTTCCAATACATTGCTCGAGTTCGAATGGCTTCAAAGTTACCAAATGTGCACTGGAAGAAGCTTATCAACAAGCCCACAAACTCAGCTTAAATGTTAAAGGAGTACTGATCACCAATCCTTCAAACCCGTTGGGCACCACAATGGGCCGTGACGAGCTCAACGACCTCATCGATTTCGCTGTTGCCAAAAAAATCCATATAATAAGTGATGAAATTTATTCAGGAACGGTGTTCGACCATCCCAGTTTCATAAGCATCATGGAAGCTCTTATGGACAGAAAGCTTCAAGACACCGACCTCTGGAGCCGCGTTCACATTGTTTACAGTCTCTCGAAGGATCTAGGCCTTCCTGGATTTAGGGTCGGAATGATTTATTCCAACAATGAAACAGTAGTATCAGCAGCGACCAAAATGTCAAGCTTCGGCCTCATTTCTTCCCAAACTCAGTATTTACTCTCGAAAATTCTGTCGGACAAAAAGTTCACCAGGAATTACCTGAAAGAGAATCGCAAGAGACTTAAAACGAGGCGGGAAATGATTGTTGCGGCCCTGCGAAACGCGGGAATTGGGTGTTTGAAGAGCAATGCCGGGCTGTTCTGCTGGGTGGACATGAGGCACCTTCTGAGCTCTAACACATTTGACGCGGAAATGGAGCTTTGGAAGAGGATTCTACGTGAAGCTGGGTTGAACATCTCTCCAGGAGCGTCTTGCCATTGCAGCGAACCAGGGTGGTTTAGAATATGCTTCGCAAACATGTCTGAAGACACCTTAAACCTATCGATGCAGCGGATCAAGGCCTTGGCAGAGAGAATCCAGCAGTGCAGGCGAGGTCGTGTGACCCATCAAGATTCAGGCTGTAACTCAAGAAGAAGGTCATTCTCCAAGTGGGTTCTCAATCTCTGTTCCTATGATCGTGAACCGGATCGTTGA